The following proteins come from a genomic window of Sulfitobacter indolifex:
- a CDS encoding thioredoxin domain-containing protein, producing the protein MRAIAVLAALALAMPAKANDFSALGPTERAALDAELRAAILASGDVIADALAGPQPAQSEMQQYIQDDLSLLERLAPNLLEGHAVALFTSPDCSTCTAAISELKGLSMRYGTTFILHDLSAPQAAEWAKALGLSEAPFYVLPDMVLKGHMPAVVLARYLTR; encoded by the coding sequence TTGCGCGCAATTGCGGTGTTGGCCGCGCTCGCGCTGGCCATGCCCGCCAAAGCAAATGACTTCAGCGCGCTTGGCCCAACCGAGCGCGCTGCATTAGATGCCGAGTTGCGCGCGGCAATATTGGCCAGTGGGGATGTGATTGCAGACGCGCTGGCGGGACCGCAGCCTGCGCAGTCGGAAATGCAGCAATACATTCAAGATGATCTCAGCTTGCTTGAACGGCTGGCTCCCAACCTGTTGGAAGGTCATGCGGTAGCGCTGTTCACCTCACCCGATTGCAGCACTTGCACAGCGGCAATCAGTGAACTAAAAGGATTATCAATGCGTTACGGGACCACCTTCATCTTGCACGACCTCAGCGCGCCACAAGCAGCCGAATGGGCCAAGGCCCTTGGATTGAGCGAAGCCCCCTTCTATGTCCTGCCTGACATGGTGCTTAAGGGGCATATGCCAGCTGTCGTCTTAGCGCGCTACCTGACCCGTTGA
- the ispG gene encoding flavodoxin-dependent (E)-4-hydroxy-3-methylbut-2-enyl-diphosphate synthase, with protein sequence MSLHSIRPWRDIPRRKSRQIMVGNVPVGGDAPITVQTMTNTLTTDVAGTIAQVQAAADAGADIVRISVPDEASSKALREIVREVTVPIVADIHFHYKRGIEAAEAGAACLRINPGNIGDEKRVREVIKAARDHNCSIRIGVNAGSLERHLLEKYGEPCPDAMVESGLDHIKILQDNDFHEFKISCKASDVFMAAAAYQQLADATDAPIHLGITEAGGLMSGTIKSAIGLGNLLWSGIGDTIRVSLSADPVEEVKVGYEILKSLGLRHRGVNIISCPSCARQGFDVIKTVEALEKRLEHIKTPMSLSIIGCVVNGPGEALMTDVGFTGGGAGSGMVYLAGKQSHKLGNEGMIDHIVEQVEERAAVLEAEEAKTAAE encoded by the coding sequence ATGTCGCTTCATTCCATTCGCCCCTGGCGCGATATTCCGCGTCGCAAATCCCGGCAGATCATGGTGGGCAATGTGCCTGTCGGGGGCGACGCGCCGATCACCGTGCAGACGATGACCAATACGTTGACCACTGACGTGGCAGGAACCATCGCGCAGGTGCAGGCCGCGGCCGATGCAGGTGCGGATATTGTCCGGATTTCCGTCCCGGATGAGGCGTCTTCAAAGGCGCTGCGCGAGATCGTGCGCGAAGTCACTGTGCCAATCGTGGCAGACATCCACTTCCACTACAAACGCGGGATCGAAGCCGCCGAGGCTGGCGCCGCATGTCTGCGGATCAACCCCGGTAACATTGGCGACGAAAAGCGCGTGCGCGAGGTCATCAAAGCCGCGCGTGACCACAATTGTTCAATCCGCATCGGCGTGAATGCGGGCTCTCTTGAGCGGCATCTGTTAGAGAAATACGGTGAGCCATGTCCCGACGCGATGGTCGAAAGCGGGTTGGATCACATCAAAATTCTGCAAGATAACGACTTTCACGAATTCAAAATCTCTTGCAAAGCGTCTGACGTTTTTATGGCCGCCGCTGCCTACCAGCAGCTCGCCGACGCCACCGACGCCCCCATCCACCTTGGCATTACAGAGGCGGGTGGGCTGATGTCGGGCACGATCAAGTCGGCCATCGGGCTGGGTAATCTGCTGTGGAGCGGCATCGGCGATACGATCCGCGTCTCCCTGTCGGCTGACCCTGTCGAAGAGGTGAAGGTTGGTTACGAAATTCTCAAATCGCTCGGTCTGCGCCACCGCGGCGTGAACATCATTTCTTGCCCCTCCTGCGCGCGGCAGGGGTTTGATGTGATCAAGACCGTCGAGGCGTTGGAAAAGCGGCTGGAGCATATCAAGACGCCCATGAGCCTCAGTATCATTGGCTGTGTGGTGAATGGCCCCGGCGAAGCGCTGATGACTGACGTGGGCTTCACCGGCGGGGGGGCTGGCTCCGGCATGGTCTATCTCGCGGGCAAGCAGAGCCATAAACTCGGCAATGAAGGCATGATCGACCATATCGTTGAACAGGTCGAAGAACGCGCCGCTGTGCTTGAGGCGGAAGAGGCAAAAACTGCTGCAGAATAG
- a CDS encoding M20/M25/M40 family metallo-hydrolase, whose product MSLDDVLTQIDNDLPAATDRLLELLRIPSISTDPAFKADCDRAADWLVADLKSMGVEAEKRATPGHPMVVGHVGEGKPHLLFYGHYDVQPVDPLNLWDRDPFDPAIEDTDKGRVIRGRGAADDKGQLMTILEALRAWKEVKGDWPCRITFFLEGEEESGSPSLIPFMKENAEELKADVAMICDTGLFESKTPAIVTMLRGLLGEELTITAPDKDLHSGMFGGIAMNPIRVLSKVVASLHDDEGRITVPGFYDGVPDLPEELEAQWQGLSFDHAAFLGDVGLSKPAGEQDRTPLEMIWSRPTCDVNGIWGGYTGDGFKTVLPSQAHAKISFRLVGTQDPFAIRESFRTMVREMLPEDCTVEFSGHGAGPASGVETGHPMFEPARKALSDEWQIPAAYIGCGGSIPIAGYFQSILGTEPMLIGFGKDDDQIHSPNEKYDMESFHKGIRSWARILDALT is encoded by the coding sequence ATGTCCCTCGACGATGTTCTCACCCAGATCGACAACGATCTGCCCGCCGCAACAGACCGCCTGCTAGAGCTGCTGCGCATCCCGTCGATCTCAACCGATCCGGCCTTTAAGGCCGATTGCGACCGCGCCGCCGATTGGCTGGTGGCTGATCTTAAATCCATGGGTGTGGAGGCCGAAAAGCGCGCCACGCCGGGCCATCCGATGGTTGTGGGCCATGTCGGTGAAGGCAAGCCGCACCTGCTGTTTTACGGCCACTACGACGTGCAGCCGGTTGATCCGCTGAACCTGTGGGACCGTGACCCGTTCGATCCCGCCATTGAAGACACCGACAAGGGCCGCGTGATCCGGGGCCGTGGGGCCGCTGACGACAAGGGCCAGTTGATGACCATCCTTGAAGCCCTGCGCGCGTGGAAAGAAGTAAAGGGCGATTGGCCCTGCCGCATCACCTTCTTCCTTGAAGGCGAAGAGGAGTCCGGCTCGCCCTCGCTGATCCCCTTCATGAAGGAAAACGCCGAGGAACTGAAAGCCGATGTGGCGATGATCTGCGACACCGGGCTGTTCGAATCTAAGACGCCGGCCATCGTCACCATGTTGCGCGGGCTTTTGGGCGAAGAGTTGACGATCACGGCTCCCGATAAAGACCTGCATTCCGGCATGTTCGGCGGCATCGCGATGAACCCGATCCGGGTGTTGAGCAAGGTAGTGGCGTCCCTGCATGACGACGAGGGCCGCATCACCGTCCCCGGCTTCTATGATGGCGTGCCTGACCTGCCCGAAGAGCTAGAGGCGCAGTGGCAGGGTTTGTCCTTTGACCATGCCGCCTTCCTTGGCGACGTGGGCCTAAGCAAACCCGCAGGCGAGCAAGACCGCACCCCGCTCGAGATGATCTGGTCGCGCCCGACCTGTGACGTCAACGGCATCTGGGGCGGCTATACAGGGGACGGGTTCAAGACCGTCCTGCCCTCGCAGGCCCACGCAAAGATCAGCTTCCGCCTTGTCGGCACACAAGACCCGTTCGCCATCCGCGAGAGCTTCCGCACAATGGTGCGAGAGATGCTGCCCGAGGATTGTACGGTGGAGTTCTCCGGCCACGGCGCTGGCCCGGCCTCAGGTGTCGAGACTGGTCACCCGATGTTCGAGCCTGCACGCAAAGCGCTCAGCGATGAATGGCAGATTCCGGCGGCCTATATCGGCTGCGGCGGGTCGATTCCGATTGCTGGCTATTTTCAAAGCATCTTGGGCACCGAACCCATGCTCATCGGCTTTGGCAAGGACGACGACCAAATCCATTCACCGAACGAAAAATACGACATGGAAAGCTTTCACAAGGGCATCCGCTCTTGGGCGCGAATCCTTGACGCACTGACCTGA
- a CDS encoding sensor histidine kinase: MRANPHPQQDQRLRTLYSYDILDTPREEEFNEIVELAAEICDAPISVINLIDKDRQWFKAEVGLNARETPLDTSLCSHAILEAPFVEIPDTLQDPRMADNPLCTDGDGLRFYAGALLVAPDGLPLGTLCILDNKPRQLTALQRKTVAVLARQVMKQLDLRLALRQQDVLMSEADHRIKNSLQTLSAMVRLHARQLDDKATVNVLDGIQRRVNAMATLHGELQSGGGRDEVDAGKYLGKVVSLLQETAPGHVQISYSADQATLRSNMASSLGLIISEFAANSIKHGFPDASPGHIEIELTLRDGHFRLACKDNGIGSKNEGKRRPDSIGQTLMAAAASQLDAQVDHSLTPEGSRLSLTF; encoded by the coding sequence TTGCGCGCCAATCCACATCCACAGCAGGACCAGCGGCTTCGGACGCTCTATAGTTATGACATTCTTGATACCCCGCGCGAGGAGGAGTTTAACGAGATCGTTGAGCTGGCGGCCGAGATCTGTGACGCGCCCATTTCAGTGATCAACCTGATCGACAAGGACCGGCAATGGTTCAAGGCCGAGGTTGGCTTGAACGCACGGGAAACGCCGCTTGATACCTCGCTTTGCTCTCATGCCATTCTAGAAGCCCCCTTTGTGGAAATTCCCGACACGCTGCAAGACCCCCGTATGGCCGATAACCCGCTTTGCACCGACGGCGATGGGCTGCGTTTTTATGCAGGTGCCTTACTGGTGGCCCCCGATGGGCTGCCGCTCGGCACACTTTGCATCCTGGACAACAAACCGCGACAGCTGACTGCCTTGCAACGCAAGACCGTCGCAGTGCTGGCCCGTCAGGTGATGAAGCAGTTAGACCTGCGCCTTGCCCTGCGCCAACAAGACGTCTTGATGAGCGAGGCCGATCACCGCATTAAAAACTCGCTTCAGACATTGTCGGCCATGGTTCGGCTGCACGCCCGGCAATTGGATGACAAGGCTACGGTCAATGTGCTCGACGGCATCCAGCGCCGCGTCAACGCCATGGCGACGCTTCATGGCGAGCTGCAATCCGGCGGGGGCCGTGATGAGGTCGACGCAGGCAAATACCTTGGTAAAGTTGTGAGCCTTTTGCAAGAAACCGCGCCGGGTCATGTGCAGATCAGCTATAGCGCCGATCAAGCCACGCTGCGCTCTAATATGGCCTCATCTTTGGGGCTCATCATCAGTGAGTTTGCCGCCAATTCGATCAAACACGGCTTCCCCGACGCCAGCCCCGGCCATATCGAAATCGAGCTGACGCTGCGCGATGGGCATTTCCGTCTGGCCTGCAAAGACAATGGCATCGGCTCAAAAAACGAGGGCAAGCGGCGCCCAGACAGCATTGGCCAGACCTTGATGGCGGCGGCGGCCTCGCAGTTGGATGCGCAGGTGGATCACAGTCTCACGCCCGAAGGCAGCCGCCTCTCGCTCACGTTCTAA
- the hemA gene encoding 5-aminolevulinate synthase, which translates to MDYNEKLDAAIARLHDEGRYRTFIDIERRNGQFPHAVWTKPDGSQQDITVWCGNDYLGMGQNPVVLEAMEEALRATGAGSGGTRNISGTTVYHKKLEAELADLHGKEAALLFTSAYIANDATLSTLPKLFPGLIIYSDALNHASMIEGVRRNGGAKRIFRHNDLDHLRELMEADDPAAPKLIAFESIYSMDGDFGPIEQICDLADEFGALTYIDEVHAVGMYGPRGAGVAERDRLMHRLDIINGTLAKAYGVMGGYIAASAKMCDAIRSYAPGFIFTTSLPPAVAAGAAASVAYLKRAPELREKHQQQAKALKLRLKGLGLPIIDHGSHIVPVMVGNPVHTKLLSDMLLEDHGIYVQPINFPTVPRGTERLRFTPSPVHGPKEMDALVRGMDTLWSHCALNRAEAAG; encoded by the coding sequence ATGGACTATAACGAGAAGCTCGACGCGGCGATTGCGCGCCTGCATGACGAAGGCCGCTACCGTACTTTCATCGACATTGAGCGCCGCAACGGCCAATTCCCCCATGCAGTCTGGACCAAGCCGGACGGCAGCCAGCAGGACATCACCGTTTGGTGCGGGAATGACTACCTCGGCATGGGGCAGAACCCTGTCGTGTTAGAGGCGATGGAAGAAGCGTTGCGCGCAACCGGCGCAGGCTCGGGCGGCACGCGCAATATTTCGGGCACGACAGTTTATCACAAAAAGCTAGAAGCTGAATTGGCCGATCTGCACGGCAAGGAAGCGGCGTTGCTGTTCACCTCCGCCTATATCGCCAACGATGCCACGCTCTCGACCTTGCCTAAACTGTTTCCGGGGCTGATCATCTATTCCGACGCGCTGAACCACGCGTCGATGATCGAAGGTGTGCGCCGCAATGGCGGGGCCAAGCGCATTTTCCGCCACAACGATCTGGACCACCTGCGCGAGTTGATGGAGGCCGATGATCCGGCCGCACCCAAGCTTATCGCATTTGAATCAATCTATTCGATGGATGGTGATTTCGGCCCGATTGAGCAGATCTGCGATCTGGCCGATGAATTTGGCGCGCTGACTTATATCGACGAAGTGCACGCGGTGGGCATGTACGGCCCACGCGGGGCAGGGGTGGCCGAACGGGACCGTTTGATGCACCGCCTCGACATTATCAACGGCACGCTGGCCAAAGCCTACGGTGTCATGGGCGGCTATATCGCAGCCTCGGCCAAGATGTGTGACGCGATCCGCTCCTATGCGCCGGGCTTCATCTTTACCACCTCATTGCCGCCTGCGGTTGCGGCGGGGGCGGCGGCCTCGGTGGCCTATCTAAAACGCGCGCCTGAGCTGCGTGAGAAGCATCAGCAGCAGGCCAAGGCATTGAAGCTGCGGCTAAAGGGATTGGGCCTGCCGATCATCGACCATGGCAGCCACATCGTTCCCGTGATGGTGGGCAACCCGGTGCACACCAAGCTTTTGTCGGACATGCTGCTTGAAGATCACGGCATCTATGTCCAGCCGATCAATTTCCCAACCGTGCCGCGCGGAACAGAGCGGCTGCGTTTTACCCCGTCGCCCGTCCATGGACCCAAAGAAATGGACGCTCTCGTCCGCGGGATGGACACACTCTGGTCTCATTGTGCGCTGAATCGTGCCGAAGCTGCCGGATAA
- a CDS encoding helix-turn-helix domain-containing protein, translating into MIGRWASKSAKDETVEPKGFDAFELRLGDVMRGERATLGKSLLDVQRELRIKASYIAAIENCDPGAFDTPGFIAGYVRSYARYLNMDPDRAFTAFCKESGFAVAHGMSAEASVVKKPSFEERRKSVKEDDLFARPNTPFVPTGDGLLSRIEPGAVGSSMVLIALISAIGFGGWTVLKEVQRVQVAPVDQTPIVLSDLDPLDGALARAPDTDDDSAAPQSVESPRSDALDRLYRPQALDVPVLVARDAPIASIDPRSVSNFPTPDRPEPSGQAAAVAENDTINNAIDEALMLANADTDLPKPQVVEPLGEKVRMVAAYPSWVRVRAADGTVIFEGVMNKGDTWDVPVTEEPPTLRTGESGALYFAMADGCFGPVGARGAVTSNVALQAQALADRYQPVDPTAEQSLSRMFADLEGSLDPSVLAAMPCQGQ; encoded by the coding sequence ATGATCGGGCGTTGGGCCTCCAAATCCGCTAAGGACGAGACAGTCGAACCCAAAGGGTTCGATGCATTCGAATTGCGGTTGGGGGATGTCATGCGTGGCGAACGCGCGACACTTGGTAAATCCCTGCTCGACGTACAGCGTGAACTTCGCATCAAAGCTTCCTATATTGCTGCCATTGAAAACTGCGATCCCGGTGCCTTTGACACGCCTGGGTTTATCGCGGGCTACGTGCGGTCCTATGCGCGCTACCTCAACATGGACCCCGATCGGGCCTTTACCGCCTTTTGCAAAGAATCCGGCTTTGCCGTTGCCCATGGCATGTCTGCCGAAGCCTCTGTCGTCAAAAAGCCCAGCTTTGAGGAACGGCGTAAGTCCGTGAAAGAAGACGACCTTTTTGCGCGGCCCAACACGCCCTTCGTGCCCACGGGTGACGGTCTTCTCAGCCGGATTGAGCCGGGTGCCGTAGGCTCCTCGATGGTGTTGATCGCGCTGATCTCGGCGATCGGATTTGGTGGCTGGACGGTGTTAAAAGAGGTGCAGCGTGTGCAGGTCGCACCGGTGGACCAAACGCCAATCGTTCTTTCTGACCTTGATCCGCTGGACGGCGCACTGGCCCGCGCGCCTGATACGGACGATGATTCCGCCGCCCCGCAAAGCGTTGAAAGCCCCCGCTCTGATGCGCTCGACCGGCTTTACCGTCCGCAGGCGCTGGACGTGCCTGTTCTAGTCGCCCGTGATGCGCCTATCGCATCTATCGATCCGCGCTCAGTCAGTAATTTCCCAACCCCCGACCGCCCCGAGCCGAGCGGTCAAGCCGCTGCCGTTGCAGAGAATGACACCATAAATAATGCCATTGACGAAGCCTTGATGCTTGCCAATGCCGACACCGACCTGCCCAAACCACAAGTGGTGGAGCCTTTGGGCGAAAAGGTCCGGATGGTTGCAGCCTACCCATCATGGGTGCGGGTGCGCGCAGCGGATGGGACTGTGATTTTCGAAGGCGTGATGAACAAGGGTGACACTTGGGATGTCCCGGTCACCGAAGAGCCGCCAACCCTGCGCACTGGCGAATCCGGCGCGCTCTATTTTGCTATGGCCGATGGCTGCTTTGGCCCCGTTGGCGCGCGTGGCGCTGTGACCTCCAACGTGGCACTTCAGGCGCAAGCACTGGCTGACCGTTACCAACCGGTTGATCCCACGGCAGAACAGTCGCTCAGCCGGATGTTCGCAGATTTGGAAGGCTCGCTTGATCCATCTGTACTGGCCGCGATGCCCTGCCAGGGGCAATAA